A genomic segment from Oncorhynchus clarkii lewisi isolate Uvic-CL-2024 chromosome 12, UVic_Ocla_1.0, whole genome shotgun sequence encodes:
- the LOC139422269 gene encoding forkhead box protein D2-like: MTLDLEPMEDFVIDVVGEGLRDNGDEHLVSLPLEEARSAEHEPDTFLSSSGQDEDRDDYSPTSKRPPAASKSPASVKPPYSYIALITMAILQSPKKRLTLSEICDFISHRFVYYREKFPAWQNSIRHNLSLNDCFVKMPREPGNPGKGNYWTLDPNSSDMFENGSFLRRRKRFKRQHFRFGVLKEQPLEPSGFHNLYSTYGLGTAGLQLPSLEIYPFGFHHHAHSSCAPTIPPVSCLLPALSSLFTRNTFAAKAFLQSQQPVTIGSFNPSRCATFSSALTSSAPYASPALFHSAASPHLASLHQEYQKLQTQRSTSDLAK; the protein is encoded by the coding sequence ATGACATTGGACTTGGAGCCCATGGAAGATTTTGTTATTGACGTAGTGGGAGAGGGACTCAGGGATAACGGAGATGAGCATCTCGTGTCCTTACCTTTGGAAGAAGCGAGAAGCGCAGAGCATGAACCTGACACTTTTTTGTCTTCGAGCGGGCAGGATGAGGATAGGGACGACTACTCACCCACATCGAAGCGTCCTCCAGCAGCAAGTAAAAGCCCGGCGTCGGTAAAGCCTCCGTACTCCTACATCGCTTTGATAACAATGGCCATATTACAAAGCCCCAAAAAGCGTCTTACCCTCAGCGAGATATGTGACTTTATCAGCCACCGATTCGTTTATTATCGTGAGAAGTTCCCTGCCTGGCAGAATTCCATCAGACACAACCTTTCGCTCAATGACTGCTTTGTCAAAATGCCCCGGGAGCCTGGTAATCCAGGGAAGGGAAACTACTGGACACTGGACCCCAATTCTTCGGACATGTTTGAGAATGGGAGCTTTCTGCGTCGAAGGAAGAGGTTCAAACGCCAGCATTTTCGTTTCGGGGTGCTCAAAGAGCAACCCCTTGAGCCCAGTGGCTTTCACAACTTGTATAGTACTTATGGACTTGGCACAGCGGGTCTTCAGCTACCCAGTTTGGAGATATATCCGTTCGGCTTCCATCACCATGCACACTCGTCATGCGCGCCCACCATCCCACCTGTTAGCTGCCTGCTACCGGCTTTGTCGAGCCTGTTTACCCGGAACACTTTCGCTGCCAAGGCTTTTCTTCAATCACAGCAGCCTGTCACTATCGGGTCCTTCAATCCGAGCCGCTGTGCCACCTTTTCTTCCGCTTTGACCTCCAGCGCTCCCTACGCGTCCCCTGCGCTGTTCCACTCCGCGGCGTCACCACATCTCGCCAGTTTACATCAAGAATATCAGAAATTACAAACTCAGCGCAGCACCTCTGACCTGGCTAAATGA
- the LOC139422266 gene encoding permeability factor 2-like isoform X1 yields the protein MSIRMSASLVVVLLALLTITEGMSLRGMGADLRCRCIETESRRIGKLIKKVEMFPPSSHCRDTEIIATLSKSGQEICLDVSAPWVKKVIEKMLANNK from the exons ATGAGCATCAGAATGTCAGCCAGCCTTGTCGTTGTGCTCCTGGCTCTCCTGACCATTACTGAGG GGATGAGTCTGAGAGGCATGGGGGCTGACCTGCGATGTCGCTGCATTGAGACGGAGAGCAGACGCATTGGTAAACTCATTAAGAAGGTGGAGATGTTCCCTCCCAGCTCGCACTGCAGagacactgagatcat TGCCACTCTGAGCAAGAGCGGTCAGGAGATTTGTCTGGATGTCAGCGCTCCTTGGGTCAAGAAGGTCATTGAGAAGATGCTGGCCAA CAACAAATGA
- the LOC139422266 gene encoding permeability factor 2-like isoform X2 has translation MSIRMSASLVVVLLALLTITEGMSLRGMGADLRCRCIETESRRIGKLIKKVEMFPPSSHCRDTEIIATLSKSGQEICLDVSAPWVKKVIEKMLANNK, from the exons ATGAGCATCAGAATGTCAGCCAGCCTTGTCGTTGTGCTCCTGGCTCTCCTGACCATTACTGAGG GGATGAGTCTGAGAGGCATGGGGGCTGACCTGCGATGTCGCTGCATTGAGACGGAGAGCAGACGCATTGGTAAACTCATTAAGAAGGTGGAGATGTTCCCTCCCAGCTCGCACTGCAGagacactgagatcat TGCCACTCTGAGCAAGAGCGGTCAGGAGATTTGTCTGGATGTCAGCGCTCCTTGGGTCAAGAAGGTCATTGAGAAGATGCTGGCCAA